The following proteins come from a genomic window of Kocuria palustris:
- a CDS encoding cold-shock protein, whose translation MPTGKVKWFNQEKGFGFLADDDGGEVFLHVSALPEGMDTVAPGTRMEFGVAEGRRGAQALQATVLGRTPSVARNNRMPAAQMAEISQDLVTLLDGISEGLQHGRYPDRAHGQKIAKILRTVADNLEA comes from the coding sequence GTGCCCACCGGCAAGGTGAAGTGGTTCAACCAGGAGAAGGGCTTCGGGTTCCTGGCCGACGACGACGGCGGCGAGGTCTTCCTCCACGTCTCGGCGCTGCCCGAGGGCATGGACACCGTCGCGCCCGGGACCCGCATGGAGTTCGGCGTGGCCGAAGGCCGTCGCGGAGCCCAGGCCCTGCAGGCCACCGTGCTGGGCAGGACCCCGTCCGTGGCCCGGAACAATCGCATGCCGGCCGCGCAGATGGCCGAGATCAGCCAGGACCTGGTGACGCTGCTGGACGGGATCTCGGAGGGGTTGCAGCACGGCCGCTATCCGGATCGCGCCCACGGGCAGAAGATCGCCAAGATCCTGCGCACGGTCGCGGATAATCTGGAGGCCTGA
- a CDS encoding DUF3027 domain-containing protein, with protein MTDQSTTTHDQGPEHSPDVQLAARRDLALAALRAIVPADEIGEGHRVRADGELLVTHLFPATARGSRGWEWYVTLTRVPGSEEATVCESGMLPGEDALLAPAWVPWSERVLDSDHDEDREGEPGAEADGTDETEESDGSEESDSADGSDQKEPEDSESEDQERPDPQERDPDRDAAQADSRDRGQDGSEQRPGIDPAP; from the coding sequence GTGACCGATCAGTCCACCACCACTCACGACCAGGGCCCCGAGCACAGCCCGGACGTCCAGCTCGCCGCTCGCCGGGATCTCGCCCTGGCGGCTCTGCGCGCGATCGTGCCGGCCGATGAGATCGGCGAGGGCCACCGCGTGCGCGCCGACGGCGAGCTGCTGGTCACGCACCTCTTCCCCGCCACGGCCCGGGGCAGCCGCGGCTGGGAGTGGTACGTCACGCTGACCCGTGTGCCCGGCTCCGAGGAGGCCACGGTCTGCGAATCCGGCATGCTGCCCGGTGAGGACGCCCTCCTGGCCCCGGCCTGGGTCCCCTGGTCCGAGCGCGTGCTCGACAGCGACCACGACGAGGATCGAGAGGGCGAGCCTGGGGCCGAGGCCGACGGCACCGACGAGACCGAGGAGTCCGACGGGTCGGAGGAGTCCGACAGCGCTGACGGCTCCGACCAGAAGGAGCCCGAGGACTCGGAGTCCGAGGACCAGGAGCGCCCCGACCCGCAGGAGCGGGACCCCGATCGCGACGCGGCCCAGGCCGACTCCCGTGATCGCGGGCAGGACGGCTCGGAGCAGCGCCCGGGGATCGATCCCGCTCCGTGA
- a CDS encoding MFS transporter: MSEAPATGAFRSLRVPNYRRWYAGSLLSNTGTWMQRTAQSWLVFDELTDHDARAMGLVLALQFLPQLLISPWAGLHADRADSRRVLLVTQTLMGVLALGLGALVLSGAVTLGWVMAFALALGITTTFSAPVRQTFVASLVGDRDLSNAVALNSTAFNAARLLGPAAAGVLIAQVGTGWVFLLNSLTFAAMITAILRLDRDRLHPRERTPKGPGQIREGFRYVRQRPDLLAVLLTVFLLGTLGLNYAIFLAAMTGTVFGLGSQAFGLLNSVLAVGTLLGALLAARRPRARLRTLYAGAAIFALSSLLAALAPTPLLFGLCLIPLGMASLTMTTTANAYVQTTTEPRFRGRVMSLYTAILMGGTPIGAPLIGWVIDTAGPRWGLGAAVLAGAAGACVGLLHRRRLRAEPGG; encoded by the coding sequence GTGAGCGAGGCACCCGCGACCGGCGCGTTCCGGTCGCTGCGCGTGCCCAACTACCGCCGCTGGTACGCGGGCTCCCTGCTGTCGAACACCGGCACGTGGATGCAGCGCACGGCGCAGTCCTGGCTCGTGTTCGACGAGCTGACCGACCATGACGCGAGAGCCATGGGGCTGGTGCTCGCCCTGCAGTTCCTGCCGCAGCTGCTGATCTCGCCGTGGGCCGGGCTGCACGCCGACCGCGCGGACAGCCGCCGGGTCCTGCTGGTCACGCAGACGCTGATGGGCGTCCTGGCGCTGGGCCTGGGCGCGCTGGTGCTCTCCGGCGCGGTCACGCTGGGCTGGGTGATGGCCTTCGCCCTGGCCTTGGGCATCACCACGACCTTCAGCGCCCCGGTGCGCCAGACCTTCGTAGCCAGCCTGGTCGGGGACCGCGACCTGTCCAATGCGGTGGCGCTGAACTCGACGGCCTTCAACGCGGCCCGTCTGCTCGGCCCAGCCGCCGCCGGGGTGCTCATCGCGCAGGTGGGCACGGGATGGGTCTTCCTGCTCAACAGCCTGACCTTCGCCGCCATGATCACCGCCATCCTTCGCCTGGATCGGGATCGGCTGCATCCACGGGAGCGCACGCCCAAGGGCCCCGGCCAGATCCGGGAGGGCTTCCGCTACGTCCGGCAGCGCCCGGATCTGCTGGCCGTGCTGCTCACCGTCTTCCTGCTGGGCACGCTCGGGTTGAACTACGCGATCTTCCTGGCGGCCATGACCGGCACGGTCTTCGGGCTCGGGTCCCAGGCCTTCGGCCTCCTGAACTCCGTGCTCGCGGTGGGGACCCTGCTGGGGGCTCTGCTGGCGGCGCGCCGTCCCCGCGCCAGGCTGAGGACGCTTTATGCCGGTGCGGCGATATTCGCGCTGAGCTCGCTGCTGGCCGCGCTGGCACCCACGCCGCTGCTGTTCGGCCTGTGCCTGATCCCGCTGGGCATGGCGTCGCTGACCATGACGACGACGGCCAACGCCTATGTCCAGACCACGACGGAGCCGCGCTTCCGCGGGCGGGTCATGAGCCTGTACACGGCGATCCTCATGGGCGGCACCCCGATCGGAGCGCCGCTGATCGGGTGGGTCATCGACACGGCCGGCCCGCGTTGGGGGCTGGGCGCCGCCGTCCTGGCAGGGGCTGCCGGGGCCTGCGTGGGCCTGCTCCACCGGCGGCGCCTGCGCGCCGAGCCGGGCGGCTGA
- the serC gene encoding phosphoserine transaminase, whose amino-acid sequence MTDRLTIPDSLLPVDGRFGAGPSKVREEQMGAVARAHRQLMGTSHRQAPVRGLVGGLREGLGEFLRVPDGYEILLGMGGASAFWDAAALGLVRERAQHAAFGEFGAKFAEVTDGAPFLQPSSIRRAEPGTRTSVQLEDGIDVYAWPQNETSTGVAAPVVRPEGLAPARSAADPLVVVDATSAAGGMAVDLSETDVYYFSPQKNFASDGGLWFGAFSPAAIERIESVAASERWIPAFLSLGAALENSRKDQTYNTPALATLVMLDEQVRWLNDQGGMDWAAERTARSSGLIYDWAEAHPHAAPFAAAVEDRSPVVVTVDFDDSIDASVLSSALRAHGVVDVEPYRKLGRNQLRIATFTAVEPSDVQKLLACLDVLIEQL is encoded by the coding sequence GTGACCGACCGCCTCACGATCCCCGACAGCCTGCTGCCCGTCGACGGGCGCTTCGGCGCCGGACCCTCCAAGGTCCGCGAGGAGCAGATGGGAGCGGTCGCCCGAGCCCATCGTCAGCTCATGGGCACATCCCACCGCCAGGCCCCGGTGCGCGGCCTGGTGGGCGGCCTGCGCGAGGGCCTGGGCGAGTTCCTCCGCGTCCCTGACGGCTACGAGATCCTGCTGGGCATGGGCGGAGCCTCCGCCTTCTGGGATGCCGCGGCCCTGGGCCTGGTGCGCGAGCGCGCACAGCACGCGGCCTTCGGGGAGTTCGGCGCCAAGTTCGCCGAGGTCACCGACGGCGCCCCGTTCCTGCAGCCGTCGTCGATCCGCCGTGCGGAGCCCGGCACGCGCACCTCCGTGCAGCTCGAGGACGGGATCGACGTCTACGCCTGGCCGCAGAACGAGACCTCCACGGGCGTGGCCGCCCCCGTCGTGCGCCCCGAGGGCCTGGCCCCGGCACGCAGCGCGGCGGATCCGCTGGTCGTGGTCGATGCCACCTCGGCCGCCGGGGGCATGGCCGTGGACCTCTCCGAGACGGACGTCTACTACTTCTCGCCGCAGAAGAACTTCGCCTCGGACGGCGGACTGTGGTTCGGCGCGTTCTCGCCGGCGGCGATCGAGCGGATCGAGTCCGTGGCCGCCTCCGAGCGCTGGATACCGGCCTTCCTGTCCCTGGGGGCGGCCCTGGAGAACTCGCGCAAGGACCAGACGTACAACACCCCGGCCCTTGCCACGCTCGTGATGCTCGACGAGCAGGTGCGCTGGCTCAACGACCAGGGCGGCATGGACTGGGCCGCCGAGCGCACGGCGCGCAGCTCCGGGCTGATCTACGACTGGGCCGAGGCGCACCCCCATGCCGCGCCCTTCGCCGCAGCCGTCGAGGACCGCTCCCCCGTAGTCGTGACCGTGGACTTCGACGACAGTATCGACGCCTCGGTGCTCAGCTCGGCGCTGCGCGCCCACGGCGTCGTGGATGTGGAGCCGTACCGGAAGCTGGGCCGCAACCAGCTGCGGATCGCCACCTTCACCGCGGTCGAGCCCTCGGACGTCCAGAAGCTGCTGGCCTGCCTGGACGTGCTGATCGAACAGCTCTGA
- a CDS encoding metal-dependent transcriptional regulator codes for MTELIDTTEMYLRTVLELEEEGIPPMRARIVERLDHSGPTVSQTVSRMERDGLLTVQPDRRLALTEAGRETAVKVMRKHRLAERLLADVIGLDLSVVHDEACRWEHVMSEAVEERLVDLLHNPQISPYGMPIPGLAGLGAASEEAAHQALLQPLQSLPGTDQILSEAAPSELGGRFVLRGIPEVVQTHPEVLSLLGRCGLLAGGPFAARKEESGEVVVRALEPAEGVEAEDIRIPEASAHSIVVGQG; via the coding sequence ATGACCGAACTGATCGACACCACGGAGATGTACCTGCGCACGGTCCTCGAGCTCGAGGAGGAGGGGATCCCTCCCATGCGCGCCCGTATCGTGGAGCGCCTCGATCACTCCGGGCCCACCGTCTCCCAGACCGTCTCCCGCATGGAGCGCGACGGCCTGCTGACCGTGCAGCCGGATCGCCGGCTGGCCCTCACGGAGGCGGGGCGGGAGACCGCGGTCAAGGTCATGCGCAAGCACCGCCTGGCCGAGCGCCTGCTCGCCGACGTCATCGGCCTGGATCTCTCGGTCGTCCACGACGAGGCCTGCCGCTGGGAGCACGTCATGAGCGAGGCTGTGGAGGAGCGACTCGTGGATCTGCTGCACAACCCGCAGATCTCGCCCTACGGCATGCCGATCCCGGGCCTGGCGGGCCTGGGCGCGGCCTCGGAGGAGGCCGCTCACCAGGCTCTGCTGCAGCCGCTGCAGTCCCTTCCCGGCACCGACCAGATCCTCTCGGAGGCCGCCCCGAGCGAGCTCGGCGGGCGCTTCGTGCTCAGGGGCATCCCGGAGGTCGTGCAGACGCATCCGGAGGTGCTGAGCCTCCTGGGTCGCTGCGGGCTGCTGGCCGGTGGACCGTTCGCGGCGCGCAAGGAGGAGAGCGGTGAGGTCGTCGTGCGGGCTCTGGAGCCTGCCGAGGGCGTGGAGGCGGAGGACATCCGCATCCCGGAGGCCTCCGCCCACTCCATCGTGGTGGGGCAGGGCTGA
- a CDS encoding C40 family peptidase: protein MNAVALRSADPVRETWAFDARDLAGLRSAPALRPLAGQIEPMLSARAMHPSGGAASRVLSGGRTVRAPAPLAGAAGLGLVGAALLGAAPAQAAAIEFPAWVTVTGTVPDDAGLDRAAAEANDWTLSWSTDADGVVSFAYADGSRSTSLDPTARHAAPPTAADTAGGDQLGVHQSLQDTLWESDPAQPAADPGLDDLASAATAPFERSPGAETLSAGPQAALAAPAAPAHAPTTEQATTSAADTGGGVSDEEILATARLGLGGQYVWGGTDFKAWDCSAFVQWVYAQHGLELPRVTWEQFAAAEPTADPRPGDLVSQNGGSHVGIYLGGDRMISALNPQQGTIEHSVHDMALDGFYTVR, encoded by the coding sequence ATGAACGCCGTCGCCCTCCGATCCGCCGATCCCGTCCGGGAGACATGGGCCTTCGACGCCCGTGACCTCGCAGGCCTCCGATCCGCTCCCGCTCTGCGACCCCTGGCAGGTCAGATCGAGCCCATGCTCTCGGCCCGGGCCATGCACCCTTCAGGTGGAGCCGCGAGCCGGGTCCTCAGCGGTGGCCGCACGGTTCGGGCTCCCGCGCCGCTGGCGGGTGCTGCGGGGCTCGGGCTCGTGGGGGCGGCGCTTCTGGGAGCAGCCCCGGCGCAGGCCGCTGCGATCGAGTTCCCCGCCTGGGTCACGGTCACCGGGACCGTCCCCGACGACGCCGGGCTGGATCGCGCGGCCGCCGAGGCCAATGACTGGACCTTATCCTGGTCCACGGACGCCGACGGCGTGGTGAGCTTCGCCTACGCCGACGGCAGCCGCTCCACCTCGCTGGACCCCACGGCCCGCCATGCGGCCCCGCCCACGGCAGCAGACACCGCCGGTGGTGATCAGCTGGGCGTCCACCAGAGCCTCCAGGACACTCTGTGGGAGTCGGACCCCGCCCAGCCGGCGGCGGATCCCGGGCTCGACGACCTGGCCTCAGCGGCCACGGCCCCGTTCGAGCGCAGTCCGGGCGCCGAGACGCTCTCGGCAGGACCTCAGGCAGCCCTTGCGGCCCCTGCCGCTCCTGCTCATGCGCCGACGACCGAGCAGGCCACGACCAGCGCCGCGGACACAGGCGGCGGGGTCTCGGACGAGGAGATCCTGGCCACCGCTCGGCTCGGGCTCGGCGGGCAGTACGTCTGGGGCGGCACCGATTTCAAGGCCTGGGACTGCTCCGCGTTCGTGCAGTGGGTCTACGCGCAGCACGGCCTCGAGCTGCCGCGGGTCACGTGGGAGCAGTTCGCCGCCGCCGAGCCCACGGCGGACCCCCGCCCGGGCGACCTCGTCTCGCAGAACGGAGGATCGCACGTGGGGATCTACCTGGGCGGTGATCGGATGATCTCCGCGCTGAACCCCCAGCAGGGCACGATCGAGCACTCGGTGCACGACATGGCCCTGGACGGCTTCTACACCGTGCGCTGA
- a CDS encoding DUF4031 domain-containing protein, whose product MAVYIDPARWPAHGTVFSHLVSDSSLDELHEMARRIGVSPRAFDGDHYDVAVAHYDKAVAEGAIEVDGKELARRLVQSGLRIPAARRSERAEYALRSRWDSGIGIDPELRGLPAELLERWGEPHRRYHDRTHLLAVLRALDLLTDDAPPRPVVLAAWFHDAVYDGRPGADEEASAELAERLLPEAGFQASEVAEVARLVRLTASHRPRPDDDAGQLLCDADLAVLGGAPAVYADYVRRVSEEYASVPRPDFVRGRLQILEQLSAAELYRTPKGQQLWAKQAAENLAVEIDDLRLESLREIQVPEGLDVLTIVGVCFLREGRLLTVRKRGTQKFMLVGGKLEPGETAEQAAEREVAEEVGAVISAEDLQLLGRFHSPAANEADTWVSSTVFTVDLDEQAQQPRPQAEIEELRPLDLRPEAVAEAEPSLAPLVRRQVIPLLRRRDPRFFSAGPR is encoded by the coding sequence ATGGCTGTCTACATCGATCCCGCGCGCTGGCCTGCCCATGGCACCGTCTTCTCGCACCTGGTCTCCGACAGCTCCCTGGACGAGCTGCACGAGATGGCTCGGCGGATCGGCGTGAGCCCCCGGGCCTTCGACGGCGATCACTACGACGTCGCAGTGGCCCACTACGACAAGGCCGTGGCCGAAGGCGCGATCGAGGTCGACGGCAAGGAGCTGGCCCGGCGCCTGGTGCAGTCCGGGCTGAGGATCCCGGCTGCGCGTCGCAGCGAGCGTGCCGAGTACGCGCTGCGCTCGCGCTGGGACAGCGGCATCGGGATCGACCCCGAGCTGCGCGGCCTGCCCGCCGAGCTGCTCGAGCGCTGGGGCGAGCCCCACCGCCGCTACCACGACCGCACCCACCTGCTGGCCGTGCTGAGGGCGCTGGATCTGCTCACCGACGATGCCCCGCCGCGGCCCGTCGTGCTGGCCGCCTGGTTCCACGACGCCGTCTACGACGGCCGCCCCGGCGCCGATGAGGAGGCCTCCGCCGAGCTGGCCGAGCGCCTGTTGCCGGAGGCCGGCTTCCAGGCCTCGGAGGTCGCCGAAGTCGCCCGCCTGGTCCGCCTCACCGCCTCCCACCGTCCCCGGCCCGACGACGACGCGGGGCAGCTGCTGTGCGATGCCGATCTGGCGGTGCTGGGCGGCGCCCCGGCCGTGTACGCCGACTACGTCCGCAGGGTGTCCGAGGAGTACGCCTCGGTGCCGCGGCCGGACTTCGTGCGGGGGCGGCTGCAGATCCTGGAGCAGCTCTCCGCGGCCGAGCTCTACCGCACGCCCAAGGGGCAGCAGCTGTGGGCCAAGCAGGCGGCGGAGAACCTCGCCGTCGAGATCGACGACCTGCGCCTGGAGTCCCTGCGGGAGATCCAGGTGCCGGAGGGCCTGGACGTGCTCACGATCGTGGGCGTGTGCTTCCTGCGCGAGGGTCGTCTGCTGACCGTCCGCAAGCGCGGCACGCAGAAGTTCATGCTGGTCGGCGGCAAGCTCGAGCCCGGTGAGACGGCCGAGCAGGCCGCTGAGCGCGAGGTCGCCGAGGAGGTCGGGGCCGTGATCAGCGCGGAGGACCTGCAGCTGCTGGGCCGCTTCCACTCGCCGGCGGCCAACGAGGCGGACACCTGGGTCTCCTCGACCGTCTTCACGGTCGATCTGGACGAGCAGGCGCAGCAGCCCCGTCCGCAGGCGGAGATCGAGGAGCTGCGTCCGCTGGACCTGCGACCGGAGGCGGTCGCCGAGGCCGAGCCGTCCCTGGCCCCGCTGGTGCGCCGCCAGGTCATCCCGCTGCTGCGCCGCCGGGATCCGCGGTTCTTCAGCGCCGGTCCGCGGTGA
- the pcrA gene encoding DNA helicase PcrA encodes MDFLSDNPLLSSPPASGAASAMESAPGRRSPESLLEGLNGPQRQAVEHAGSPLLIVAGAGSGKTRVLTHRIAYLLGTGRAHPGEILAITFTNKAAAEMRERVVELVGPSARTMSLSTFHSFCVRVLRREATAIGLKSTFSIYDSADSLRVITAVAKQHELDPKRFAPKALQHAISSLKNELIDDETYLSRATGSDPWEQAVAQTYRGYTQRLRAANALDFDDLISQTVHMLRAFPQIAEYYRRRYRHVLVDEYQDTNHAQYSLIREIVGHQGDPTGLPPAELTVVGDSDQSIYAFRGADIRNITEFEKDYPSARTVLLEQNYRSTQTILSAANAVISRNAGRQDKRLWTAEGDGTEIVGYAAESAHEEARWIAEEIDRLQDAEGIRPADVAIFYRTNAQSRSLEEILMRVGLPYKVVGGTRFYERKEIKDALAYMRALLNPDDEVTVRRIINEPKRGIGDRAQGALAALAERDGLSFMDAARRAEEAPGMASRSLNAVKAFVQLMDDLATVAEGNSPASVVEAVLEQTGYLEALRTSEDPQDETRVENLAELVAVVREHEREHPEHGLAEFLEHVALVADADQIPDPDEQSQGVVTLMTLHTAKGLEFPVVFLTGMEHGIFPHQRSMTDEKEMQEERRLAYVGITRARRRLYLTRAENRSQWGQTQYNPPSPFLEEIPSELIRWEREGSGARPGWGGAAYGSGLMGSGGSQGGAAATFRRGARTPAAGRVDPQREVLALSIGEQVDHKSFGRGTVVQLEGRGDRVIAKVRFGSEEKRLLVRSAPLSRVSE; translated from the coding sequence ATGGACTTCCTCTCGGACAACCCCCTGCTCTCCTCCCCGCCGGCCTCGGGCGCAGCCAGCGCCATGGAGTCGGCTCCGGGGCGGCGCAGCCCGGAATCCCTCCTGGAGGGGCTCAACGGGCCGCAGCGCCAGGCTGTCGAGCACGCCGGCTCGCCGCTGCTGATCGTGGCCGGGGCGGGCTCGGGCAAGACCCGCGTGCTGACCCACCGCATCGCCTATCTGCTGGGCACGGGGCGGGCGCATCCGGGGGAGATCCTGGCGATCACCTTCACCAACAAGGCCGCCGCGGAGATGCGCGAGCGCGTGGTCGAGCTCGTGGGGCCGTCTGCGCGGACCATGTCCCTGTCCACGTTCCACTCCTTCTGCGTGCGCGTGCTGCGGCGGGAGGCCACCGCGATCGGGCTGAAGTCCACGTTCTCGATCTACGACTCCGCCGATTCGCTGCGAGTGATCACCGCAGTGGCCAAGCAGCACGAGCTGGATCCCAAGCGCTTCGCCCCCAAGGCGCTGCAGCACGCGATCTCCTCGCTGAAGAACGAGCTGATCGACGACGAGACCTATCTCTCCCGGGCCACCGGGTCGGATCCGTGGGAGCAGGCGGTCGCGCAGACCTACCGCGGCTACACGCAGCGGCTGCGTGCGGCCAACGCCCTGGACTTCGACGACCTCATCTCGCAGACGGTGCACATGCTGCGGGCCTTCCCCCAGATCGCGGAGTACTACCGCCGCCGCTACCGGCACGTCCTGGTCGACGAGTACCAGGACACCAACCACGCCCAGTACTCCCTGATCCGGGAGATCGTGGGGCATCAGGGTGATCCCACGGGCCTGCCGCCTGCGGAGCTGACGGTCGTGGGCGACTCCGACCAGTCCATCTACGCCTTCCGCGGGGCGGACATCCGCAACATCACCGAGTTCGAGAAGGACTATCCCTCCGCCCGGACCGTGCTGCTGGAGCAGAACTACCGCTCGACCCAGACCATCCTCTCCGCGGCCAACGCCGTGATCTCCCGCAATGCCGGGCGCCAGGACAAGAGGCTGTGGACCGCCGAGGGCGATGGCACCGAGATCGTGGGCTACGCGGCCGAGTCCGCCCACGAGGAGGCGCGCTGGATCGCCGAGGAGATCGACCGCCTCCAGGATGCCGAGGGCATCCGTCCGGCGGACGTGGCGATCTTCTACCGCACCAACGCGCAGTCCCGCTCGCTCGAGGAGATCCTCATGCGCGTGGGCCTGCCCTACAAGGTCGTGGGCGGCACCCGGTTCTACGAGCGCAAGGAGATCAAGGACGCCCTGGCCTACATGCGCGCGCTGCTGAACCCGGATGACGAGGTCACGGTCCGGCGCATCATCAACGAGCCCAAGCGCGGGATCGGCGACCGAGCCCAGGGCGCCCTGGCCGCCCTGGCCGAGCGCGACGGACTGTCCTTCATGGACGCCGCCCGCCGGGCCGAGGAGGCCCCGGGCATGGCCTCGCGCTCGCTGAACGCGGTGAAGGCCTTCGTGCAGCTCATGGACGACCTCGCGACCGTCGCGGAGGGCAACAGTCCGGCCTCGGTGGTGGAGGCCGTGCTGGAGCAGACCGGCTACCTGGAGGCCCTGCGCACCTCGGAGGACCCCCAGGACGAGACCCGCGTGGAGAACCTGGCCGAGCTCGTGGCGGTGGTCCGCGAGCACGAGCGCGAGCATCCGGAGCACGGGCTGGCGGAGTTCCTGGAGCACGTGGCCCTGGTCGCCGACGCCGATCAGATCCCCGATCCCGACGAGCAGTCGCAGGGCGTGGTGACCCTGATGACCCTGCACACGGCCAAGGGCCTCGAGTTCCCGGTGGTGTTCCTCACCGGCATGGAGCACGGGATCTTCCCGCATCAGCGCTCCATGACTGATGAGAAGGAGATGCAGGAGGAGCGGCGCCTGGCCTACGTGGGGATCACCCGCGCCCGCCGCCGCCTCTACCTGACCCGCGCGGAGAACCGTTCGCAGTGGGGGCAGACCCAGTACAACCCGCCGAGCCCCTTCCTGGAGGAGATCCCGTCCGAGCTGATCCGCTGGGAGCGCGAGGGCTCCGGCGCGCGGCCGGGCTGGGGCGGGGCCGCCTACGGCTCCGGGCTCATGGGCTCCGGCGGCTCGCAGGGCGGGGCGGCGGCCACGTTCCGGCGCGGTGCCCGCACACCGGCAGCGGGGCGCGTGGATCCGCAGCGGGAGGTCCTGGCGCTGAGCATCGGCGAGCAGGTCGACCACAAGAGCTTCGGGCGCGGCACCGTGGTGCAGCTGGAGGGCCGCGGGGACCGGGTGATCGCCAAGGTCAGGTTCGGCTCGGAGGAGAAGCGGCTGCTCGTGCGCTCGGCCCCGCTGAGCAGGGTCTCCGAGTGA
- the sucC gene encoding ADP-forming succinate--CoA ligase subunit beta produces MDLFEYQARDIFEKHGVPVLQGIVATTPEEAKAAAEKIGGVTVVKAQVKVGGRGKAGGVKVAKTADEAYEYAQQILGMDIKGHTVHRVMIAQGADIAEEYYFSVLLDRANRSYLAMCSVEGGMEIEQLAVERPEALARVEVDPAAGLTEEKAREIVAQAKFDEETGAKIVPVLVKLGEVYKNEDATLVEVNPLVKTGEGDIVALDGKVSLDDNADFRHEDHASLVDKNTEDPLEAKAKEKGLNYVKLDGEIGIIGNGAGLVMSTLDVVAYAGEKHGGVKPANFLDIGGGASAEVMANGLDVILNDPQVKSVFVNVFGGITACDAVANGIVKALEILGDTATKPLVVRLDGNNVEEGRRILEEANHPLVTSVDTMDGGADKAAELAAAAN; encoded by the coding sequence GTGGACCTGTTCGAATACCAGGCACGCGACATCTTCGAGAAGCACGGCGTGCCCGTGCTCCAGGGCATCGTGGCGACCACTCCGGAAGAAGCAAAGGCAGCTGCTGAGAAGATCGGCGGCGTGACCGTCGTCAAGGCACAGGTCAAGGTCGGCGGCCGCGGCAAGGCCGGCGGCGTCAAGGTCGCCAAGACCGCCGATGAGGCCTACGAGTACGCGCAGCAGATCCTGGGTATGGACATCAAGGGCCACACCGTCCACCGCGTGATGATCGCCCAGGGCGCAGACATCGCGGAGGAGTACTACTTCTCGGTGCTGCTGGACCGCGCCAACCGCTCCTACCTGGCCATGTGCTCCGTCGAGGGCGGCATGGAGATCGAGCAGCTGGCCGTCGAGCGCCCCGAGGCCCTGGCTCGCGTGGAGGTCGATCCCGCAGCCGGGCTGACCGAGGAGAAGGCCCGCGAGATCGTCGCACAGGCCAAGTTCGACGAGGAGACCGGCGCCAAGATCGTGCCGGTGCTCGTGAAGCTCGGCGAGGTCTACAAGAACGAGGACGCGACCCTGGTCGAGGTCAACCCGCTGGTCAAGACCGGCGAGGGCGACATCGTGGCCCTGGACGGCAAGGTCTCGCTCGACGACAACGCCGACTTCCGCCACGAGGACCACGCCTCCCTGGTCGACAAGAACACCGAGGACCCGCTCGAGGCCAAGGCCAAGGAGAAGGGCCTCAACTACGTCAAGCTCGACGGTGAGATCGGCATCATCGGCAATGGCGCCGGGCTGGTCATGTCCACGCTCGACGTCGTGGCCTACGCCGGCGAGAAGCACGGCGGCGTCAAGCCTGCGAACTTCCTGGACATCGGCGGCGGCGCCTCGGCCGAGGTCATGGCCAACGGCCTGGACGTCATCCTGAACGACCCGCAGGTCAAGTCCGTGTTCGTCAACGTCTTCGGCGGCATCACCGCGTGCGACGCCGTGGCCAACGGCATCGTGAAGGCCCTGGAGATCCTGGGCGACACCGCGACCAAGCCGCTGGTCGTCCGCCTCGACGGCAACAACGTCGAGGAGGGCCGCCGCATCCTGGAGGAGGCGAACCACCCGCTGGTCACCTCCGTGGACACCATGGACGGCGGCGCCGACAAGGCCGCAGAGCTCGCCGCAGCCGCCAACTGA